From Coccinella septempunctata chromosome 4, icCocSept1.1, whole genome shotgun sequence, a single genomic window includes:
- the LOC123311879 gene encoding ichor-like, which translates to MATMKYPNISAATSMAISGSGSHVEEVDLYSCWQNSAPDDYMDTNKLILDSSITNLGSDRILMNGCLAEEDYEIESKPSLDNYENILTPSNNSLAELKPLPPFTGYTANLSINGIQGHHYHTISQRVPEENNNSYGNYNEQNVVSSSTCSTINDNCDEIFSSEDTGNVNYINPDSASGSNYVEYSPTEHAESLTQVKTEMNSYDMTQLGMDIFGFIDTTMVDTTVNNNNPESEGTSRGSWTDIDHLIDAACEGQTRNLIGQDGLPEYILPTTPPNDFNGSSSNIDYNIRPSQQNNSTLQSLLSNSFMPLLQNRLQNGPPIKQESPSSTNYGSDLISASSPPANVVSTTDNLMLTVNGRFVNQYAPVHNMDDHRMRSPDMLHNYPHTTTTTPNITKKARNKAQKRQSPSSSVYQRDPTSGMMGKEKPVHRCSICNRGFLNKSNIKVHMRTHTGEKPFRCETCSKSFRQKAHLLKHQQIHKRIGRD; encoded by the coding sequence ATGGCGACAATGAAATATCCGAACATTTCTGCTGCTACTAGCATGGCTATCAGTGGAAGTGGATCGCACGTTGAAGAAGTTGACTTATATTCGTGTTGGCAGAATTCCGCTCCTGATGATTACATGGATACGAACAAACTCATTCTAGATAGTTCTATTACTAACTTAGGTTCTGACAGGATACTAATGAATGGATGCCTGGCTGAAGAAGACTACGAAATCGAAAGTAAACCATCCTTAGATAACTATGAAAATATACTTACTCCCAGCAACAACAGTTTGGCCGAACTGAAACCCCTTCCTCCTTTTACTGGATATACTGCAAATTTAAGTATCAACGGTATTCAAGGCCATCACTATCATACGATATCCCAGCGTGTTCCGGAAGAAAATAACAATTCATACGGAAACTATAACGAACAAAATGTTGTTTCTAGTTCTACATGTAGTACAATCAACGATAACTGTGATGAAATATTCTCTAGCGAAGATACTGGAAatgtaaattatataaatccagATTCAGCTTCAGGATCTAACTACGTAGAATATAGTCCAACAGAACACGCGGAATCCCTTACCCAGGTTAAGACAGAAATGAATTCCTATGATATGACCCAGCTAGGAATGGACATTTTTGGTTTTATCGACACGACTATGGTGGACACAactgtaaataataataatcctgAGAGCGAGGGGACGTCAAGAGGAAGTTGGACAGATATTGATCATTTGATAGATGCGGCTTGCGAAGGGCAGACCAGGAACCTAATAGGTCAAGATGGCCTTCCCGAATACATATTGCCAACAACGCCTCCTAACGATTTCAACGGAAGCAGTTCGAACATAGACTACAATATCAGACCAAGCCAACAGAATAATTCAACTTTACAGAGCCTTCTGAGTAATTCCTTTATGCCATTGCTTCAAAACAGACTTCAGAACGGACCACCAATAAAGCAAGAATCTCCTAGTTCTACCAATTATGGCTCCGATTTGATATCTGCCTCAAGTCCTCCTGCCAATGTTGTTTCCACTACAGATAACCTCATGTTGACTGTAAACGGACGGTTCGTCAACCAATACGCCCCTGTTCATAATATGGATGATCACAGGATGAGATCTCCAGACATGCTCCATAACTACCCGCACACCACCACGACCACCCCCAACATCACGAAGAAAGCCAGAAATAAGGCGCAGAAAAGACAATCGCCGAGTTCCTCTGTTTATCAAAGGGATCCAACATCAGGGATGATGGGCAAAGAGAAACCAGTTCATAGATGTTCAATATGTAATAGGGGATTCctgaataaatcgaatattaAGGTACATATGCGAACTCATACAGGGGAAAAACCTTTCAGGTGCGAGACTTGTTCGAAGTCTTTTCGCCAAAAAGCTCATCTACTAAAACATCAACAAATACATAAAAGAATAGGTCGAGATTGA